In a genomic window of Lacrimispora sp. BS-2:
- a CDS encoding PspC domain-containing protein — MEDNQKKLYRSDTDKMLCGVCGGVAEYFNVDATLIRLLWAVLACSGPGIVAYFIAAIIIPRR; from the coding sequence ATGGAAGACAATCAGAAAAAATTATACCGATCTGATACAGACAAAATGCTTTGCGGTGTATGCGGCGGAGTTGCGGAATATTTTAACGTGGATGCTACCCTGATCCGGCTTTTATGGGCAGTGCTGGCCTGCTCAGGCCCAGGCATTGTAGCCTATTTTATTGCGGCAATCATCATTCCCAGAAGATAA
- a CDS encoding small, acid-soluble spore protein, alpha/beta type, giving the protein MSKGKKNEPFDPRNMKPEEVLKFEIATELGLGDKVIQSGWRSLSAKESGRIGGLITKRKREMKNEALSTDEKA; this is encoded by the coding sequence ATGTCAAAGGGAAAGAAAAACGAACCATTTGATCCTCGCAATATGAAGCCGGAGGAAGTACTTAAATTTGAGATTGCCACAGAGCTTGGTCTTGGTGATAAGGTAATACAGAGCGGATGGCGCAGCCTGAGCGCAAAGGAAAGCGGCCGGATCGGAGGCCTGATTACAAAAAGAAAAAGAGAAATGAAAAACGAAGCTCTGTCAACGGATGAAAAAGCATAG
- a CDS encoding DUF4097 family beta strand repeat-containing protein: MKRFVKICLIAGSVCVLIGGGISAVSAVLGGSLSEIVPQRALEWRREISGVNLDGFWEGVNFDDIYIPEVSNKEEKGQEIFSSPEVKKLDIVIRSGNVVFVEGPRGSEVKVFCNRDKTCFNLYEDNGDLELQEYDGWERREGPELLFTVQVPKDYRFSEVELKSVHSNRFLDGEGSGPAMMARVLSADELNIEAQVGAVKIDSGSVGDLYVKCNAGAVEFSGTTSGDIEAECQVGAIRLELAGKKEDYNYDIKCSMGAVKIADEGSAALKGRKQTDNGAGKDMELECKTGAIQVDFMNEV; this comes from the coding sequence ATGAAGAGGTTTGTAAAGATATGTTTGATCGCCGGAAGTGTCTGCGTCCTGATCGGCGGGGGAATTTCAGCCGTATCCGCTGTGCTCGGAGGAAGTTTAAGTGAAATAGTACCCCAAAGAGCCCTTGAGTGGAGAAGAGAGATTTCAGGAGTTAACCTGGATGGTTTCTGGGAAGGGGTAAATTTTGACGATATTTACATTCCCGAAGTTTCTAATAAGGAAGAAAAAGGCCAGGAAATTTTTTCTTCTCCTGAAGTAAAAAAACTGGATATAGTAATACGGTCAGGAAATGTTGTTTTTGTAGAGGGTCCCAGGGGAAGTGAAGTAAAGGTTTTCTGCAACAGGGATAAAACCTGTTTTAACCTGTACGAAGATAATGGTGATCTGGAGCTTCAGGAATATGATGGCTGGGAAAGAAGGGAAGGCCCGGAACTGCTTTTTACGGTCCAGGTACCAAAGGATTACCGTTTTTCCGAAGTTGAATTAAAATCCGTTCATTCAAACCGGTTTTTAGACGGGGAGGGTTCCGGCCCGGCCATGATGGCCAGAGTTCTGTCTGCGGATGAATTGAATATTGAAGCACAGGTGGGCGCCGTAAAAATCGACAGTGGCAGCGTGGGAGACCTTTACGTGAAATGCAATGCAGGTGCCGTGGAGTTTTCCGGAACAACTTCCGGAGACATTGAAGCGGAATGCCAGGTGGGCGCCATAAGGCTTGAACTTGCCGGGAAAAAGGAAGATTATAATTACGATATCAAGTGCAGTATGGGAGCTGTAAAGATCGCAGATGAAGGCAGCGCGGCTTTAAAGGGCAGAAAGCAGACGGATAACGGAGCCGGAAAAGATATGGAACTGGAATGCAAGACAGGAGCCATCCAGGTGGATTTTATGAATGAAGTATAA
- a CDS encoding PspC domain-containing protein gives MEPKRLYRSVKNRVLCGVCGGIGEYFQVDPVMIRLIWVLLMFLQSWRHLFRSFMGFSLVGGSLVLYIIAAVIIPQAPKDQAQ, from the coding sequence CCGGTCTGTAAAGAACAGAGTCCTCTGCGGTGTATGCGGTGGCATTGGAGAATATTTTCAGGTGGATCCTGTTATGATAAGGCTGATTTGGGTTCTTTTGATGTTTCTTCAGTCATGGCGCCATTTGTTCCGTTCGTTCATGGGATTTTCCCTGGTGGGAGGAAGCCTGGTTCTCTACATTATTGCTGCGGTCATCATACCCCAGGCGCCAAAGGATCAAGCACAATAA
- a CDS encoding PadR family transcriptional regulator: MVFNTGAALLDAIVLAIVSRDQEGTYGYKITQDVRNVIEISESTLYPVLRRLQKEECLEVYDLAFDGRNRRYYRITEKGRVQLNLYKGEWESYSQKISRIFEEAHI; this comes from the coding sequence ATGGTTTTTAACACAGGAGCAGCATTATTGGACGCCATTGTCCTTGCGATAGTGTCAAGGGATCAGGAGGGTACCTATGGTTATAAAATCACGCAAGACGTGAGAAACGTCATTGAGATTTCAGAATCAACCCTTTATCCGGTACTCCGAAGATTGCAGAAGGAAGAGTGTCTGGAGGTTTATGATCTGGCATTTGACGGAAGAAACCGAAGATATTATAGGATTACGGAAAAGGGAAGGGTTCAATTGAATCTCTATAAAGGTGAGTGGGAAAGCTACTCCCAGAAGATATCCCGGATTTTTGAGGAGGCACATATATGA